A genomic segment from Drosophila miranda strain MSH22 chromosome 3, D.miranda_PacBio2.1, whole genome shotgun sequence encodes:
- the LOC108159463 gene encoding phosphatidate phosphatase LPIN3 isoform X4, with product MNSLARVFSNFRDFYSEINAATLTGAIDVIVVEQKDGEFQCSPFHVRFGKMGVLRSREKVVDIEINGAPVDIQMKLGDAGEAFFVEECLEDDDDELPANLATSPIPLSFMNLREHGNETMEDISGVTADKHTDNTLERRNLSEKLKEFTTQKIRQEWAEHEELFQEKSEKKPAEAELEKDRQPEAGEEVEKEKEKEKEQPKADITVSSVAASEVAKDVSKSKTKKRRKKTQMKKNAQRKNSSSSSVGSAAGGDVTTTKEGVATVDNIDEGDATAPATAVAIIAANNSANSSSNDEPPSASLLTAHTGIDSAKGEEPKAIANPTAKQRLDLEMYFFSDTEITGPSGGATNRPPSPFQSDSELETTIRARDQRQFDQTATNWNWGELPDQAKRDSINEADAQQVDRQSMLSNVFSFMKKANRLRKEVGNEAGDIYLSDLNESMDPEMAALYFPSSKLKVASTATILEEDRESGNGTSLPHSPSSLEEGQKSMDSDFDENKQQRDKKYLDFVAMSMTGMPEHGGPPSEEDFDRHLVSYPDVCANPSLFSSPNLVVRLNGKYYPWTAACPIVMTMIAFQKPLTEDAIEQLMSQTGEGGKPEMPEMPEAAQAGPAGQTKRYWWSWRRPQDVAPNRVSHDLAPSKDEKDGDNAAAVATQTSRPLSPTDNSEPTPSKSDSLAENAENTSALVDNLEELTSATNKSDEPKERYKKSLRLSSAAIKKLNLKEGTNEIEFSVTTAYQGTSRCKCYLYRWKHNDKVVISDIDGTITRSDVLGHILPMVGKDWAQLGVAQLFSKIEQNGYKLLYLSARAIGQSRLTREYLRSIRQGNVKLPDGPLLLNPTSLISAFHREVIEKKPEQFKIACLSDIRDLFPEKEPFYAGYGNRINDVWAYRAVGIPIMRIFTINTKGELKHELTQTFQSSGYINQSLEVDEYFPLLTHNDEYEYRTDVFDDDELEDELQFSDDYDVDAEPDLSDDDDDDDYDDDFAEQLADDIIIMRSRRVSTKNEVALLPSHGNLTWLDS from the exons ATGAACAGCCTGGCGCGCGTCTTTAGCAACTTCCGGGACTTCTATAGCGAGATCAATGCAGCCACCTTGACGGGGGCCATCGATGTGATCGTGGTGGAGCAGAAGGACGGGGAGTTCCAGTGCTCGCCCTTCCATGTGCGCTTCGGCAAGATGGGTGTGCTGCGAAGTCGCGAGAAGGTG GTGGATATCGAAATCAATGGCGCCCCCGTGGACATTCAGATGAAGTTGGGCGACGCCGGCGAGGCCTTCTTTGTGGAGGAATGCCTCgaggatgacgacgatgaGCTGCCAGCGAATCTGGCCACATCGCCCATACCCTTGAGCTTCATGAATCTGCGGGAGCACGGCAACGAAACCATGGAGGACATCAGCGGTGTGACAGCCGACAA GCACACGGACAATACACTGGAGAGGCGCAATCTGAGTGAGAAGCTCAAGGAGTTCACCACACAGAAGATACGTCAGGAGTGGGCGGAGCACGAGGAGCTCTTCCAGGAGAAGAGCGAGAAAAAGCCAGCAGAAGCAGAGCTGGAAAAAGATAGGCAGCCCGAGGCGGGGGAGGAAgtggagaaggagaaggaaaaggaaaaggagCAGCCCAAAGCCGATATTACCGTGTCTTCGGTGGCGGCCAGCGAGGTCGCCAAAGATGTGTCCAAGAGCAAGACCAAGAAGCGTCGCAAGAAGACGCAGATGAAGAAGAATGCACAGCGGAAAAACTCCTCGAGCAGTTCTGTGGGTAGCGCTGCCGGCGGCGACGTCACCACCACCAAGGAGGGCGTGGCGACAGTGGACAACATTGATGAGGGCGATGCCACCGCCCCCGCCACCGCCGTGGCGATCATCGCCGCCAACAACTCGGCCAACTCCTCATCCAACGACGAGCCTCCCTCAGCCTCACTGCTCACGGCCCACACCGGGATCGACAGCGCGAAGGGCGAGGAGCCCAAGGCAATCGCAAACCCAACGGCGAAGCAGCGTCTAGACCTGGAAATGTACTTCTTCAGCGATACAGAGATCACTGGGCCATCGGGCGGCGCTACCAACCGTCCCCCCAGCCCCTTTCAGAGCGATAGCGAACTGGAGACAACGATACGGGCACGGGATCAGCGCCAATTCGACCAGACCGCTACCAATTGGAATTGGGGCGAACTGCCCGACCAGGCCAAAAGGGATTCGATCAATGAAGCCGATGCACAGCAGGTTGACCGACAATCGATGCTCAGCAACGTGTTTAGCTTCATGAAGAAGGCCAATCGGCTGCGCAAAGAGGTCGGCAACGAGGCGGGAGACATATATCTATCCGACTTGAATGAATCCATGGATCCGGAGATGGCGGCCCTCTATTTTCCCAGTTCCAAGTTGAAGGTGGCCTCGACAGCCACGATCCTGGAGGAAGATCGGGAGAGCGGCAACGGCACCAGCCTGCCACACTCGCCCAGCTCCCTGGAGGAGGGTCAGAAGAGTATGGACTCGGACTTTGATGAAAACAAACAGCAGCGTGACAAAAA ATATTTGGACTTTGTGGCCATGTCCATGACTGGCATGCCAGAGCACGGAGGCCCCCCCTCGGAGGAGGACTTTGACCGGCATCTGGTCAGCTACCCGGAC GTATGCGCAAACCCCAGTCTGTTCTCATCGCCAAACCTAGTCGTACGTTTAAATGGCAAATACTACCCCTGGACGGCAGCATGCCCCATTGTAATGACAATGATTGCCTTCCAGAAGCCACTAACCGAA GATGCCATTGAACAGCTCATGTCGCAAACTGGCGAGGGCGGTAAGCCGGAAATGCCTGAAATGCCCGAAGCTGCCCAGGCCGGGCCTGCGGGTCAAACAAAGCGCTACTGGTGGAGCTGGAGGCGCCCACAGGATGTGGCGCCTAACCGTGTCAGCCACGACTTAGCCCCCAGCAAAGACGAGAAAG ATGGTGATAATGCTGCAGCTGTGGCCACGCAAACATCACGACCACTCTCCCCCACGGACAATAGCGAGCCGACGCCGAGCAAGAGCGACTCTCTGGCAGAGAATGCAGAGAACACCTCGGCGCTGGTCGACAACCTCGAGGAGCTGACTAGCGCGACAAACAAGAGCGATGAACCTAAGGAGCGCTACAAGAAATCCCTGCGCCTTAGCTCGGCAGCCATT AAAAAACTAAACCTTAAAGAGGGCACAAACGAGATCGAGTTCAGCGTGACGACTGCATACCAGGGAACGTCGCGCTGCAAGTGCTACTTGTACCGCTGGAAGCACAACGACAAGGTGGTGATCTCGGACATTGATGGGACCATTACCAGGTCCGATGTGCTGGGCCACATATTGCCGATGGTCGGCAAGGACTGGGCCCAACTGGGAGTGGCACAGTTGTTCTCGAAGATCGAGCAGAACGGCTATAAGCTGCTCTACCTGTCGGCCCGTGCCATCGGCCAGTCCCGACTGACACGCGAGTATCTGCGCTCGATCAGGCAGGGTAATGTGAAGCTGCCCGATGGGCCGCTGTTGCTGAATCCCACCTCCCTGATATCGGCATTCCATCGCGAGGTTATCGAGAAGAAGCCGGAGCAGTTTAAGATCGCTTGCCTGTCGGACATTCGGGATCTCTTCCCCGAAAAGGAGCCCTTCTACGCCGGCTACGGCAACCGGATCAAT GATGTCTGGGCCTATCGGGCTGTGGGCATTCCTATAATGCGCATCTTCACCATCAACACCAAGGGCGAGCTGAAGCACGAACTGACCCAAACATTCCAATCCTC TGGCTACATCAATCAGTCGCTAGAAGTCGACGAGTACTTTCCCCTGCTCACCCACAATGATGAGTACGAGTACCGCACGGATGTGTTCGACGACGACGAGTTGGAGGACGAACTACAGTTTAGCGATGACTACGATGTGGATGCAGAGCCCGATCTGagtgacgatgacgacgatgatgattaCGATGATGATTTTGCCGAGCAGTTGGCAGATGACATCATCATTATGCGAAGCCGCCGAGTGTCGACCAAGAACGAAGTGGCCTTGCTGCCCTCACACGGCAACCTTACGTGGCTGGATTCCTAG
- the LOC108159463 gene encoding phosphatidate phosphatase LPIN3 isoform X2 yields the protein MNSLARVFSNFRDFYSEINAATLTGAIDVIVVEQKDGEFQCSPFHVRFGKMGVLRSREKVVDIEINGAPVDIQMKLGDAGEAFFVEECLEDDDDELPANLATSPIPLSFMNLREHGNETMEDISGVTADKNASEELQIPLPLPRRNSIDFSKEEPKEAAADGNHFENQASDYTKRRHTDNTLERRNLSEKLKEFTTQKIRQEWAEHEELFQEKSEKKPAEAELEKDRQPEAGEEVEKEKEKEKEQPKADITVSSVAASEVAKDVSKSKTKKRRKKTQMKKNAQRKNSSSSSVGSAAGGDVTTTKEGVATVDNIDEGDATAPATAVAIIAANNSANSSSNDEPPSASLLTAHTGIDSAKGEEPKAIANPTAKQRLDLEMYFFSDTEITGPSGGATNRPPSPFQSDSELETTIRARDQRQFDQTATNWNWGELPDQAKRDSINEADAQQVDRQSMLSNVFSFMKKANRLRKEVGNEAGDIYLSDLNESMDPEMAALYFPSSKLKVASTATILEEDRESGNGTSLPHSPSSLEEGQKSMDSDFDENKQQRDKKYLDFVAMSMTGMPEHGGPPSEEDFDRHLVSYPDVCANPSLFSSPNLVVRLNGKYYPWTAACPIVMTMIAFQKPLTEDAIEQLMSQTGEGGKPEMPEMPEAAQAGPAGQTKRYWWSWRRPQDVAPNRVSHDLAPSKDEKDGDNAAAVATQTSRPLSPTDNSEPTPSKSDSLAENAENTSALVDNLEELTSATNKSDEPKERYKKSLRLSSAAIKKLNLKEGTNEIEFSVTTAYQGTSRCKCYLYRWKHNDKVVISDIDGTITRSDVLGHILPMVGKDWAQLGVAQLFSKIEQNGYKLLYLSARAIGQSRLTREYLRSIRQGNVKLPDGPLLLNPTSLISAFHREVIEKKPEQFKIACLSDIRDLFPEKEPFYAGYGNRINDVWAYRAVGIPIMRIFTINTKGELKHELTQTFQSSYCSMTYIVDQLFPPVKLDEASTEFSNFNYWRDPIPDLVIPELETALVPPSPNVDKATLRPIPEK from the exons ATGAACAGCCTGGCGCGCGTCTTTAGCAACTTCCGGGACTTCTATAGCGAGATCAATGCAGCCACCTTGACGGGGGCCATCGATGTGATCGTGGTGGAGCAGAAGGACGGGGAGTTCCAGTGCTCGCCCTTCCATGTGCGCTTCGGCAAGATGGGTGTGCTGCGAAGTCGCGAGAAGGTG GTGGATATCGAAATCAATGGCGCCCCCGTGGACATTCAGATGAAGTTGGGCGACGCCGGCGAGGCCTTCTTTGTGGAGGAATGCCTCgaggatgacgacgatgaGCTGCCAGCGAATCTGGCCACATCGCCCATACCCTTGAGCTTCATGAATCTGCGGGAGCACGGCAACGAAACCATGGAGGACATCAGCGGTGTGACAGCCGACAA AAACGCTAGCGAGGAGCTGCAGATTCCCTTGCCGCTGCCGCGACGCAACTCCATCGACTTCTCCAAGGAGGAGCCCAAGGAAGCGGCCGCAGATGGCAATCATTTCGAGAATCAGGCCTCGGACTACACGAAGCGCAG GCACACGGACAATACACTGGAGAGGCGCAATCTGAGTGAGAAGCTCAAGGAGTTCACCACACAGAAGATACGTCAGGAGTGGGCGGAGCACGAGGAGCTCTTCCAGGAGAAGAGCGAGAAAAAGCCAGCAGAAGCAGAGCTGGAAAAAGATAGGCAGCCCGAGGCGGGGGAGGAAgtggagaaggagaaggaaaaggaaaaggagCAGCCCAAAGCCGATATTACCGTGTCTTCGGTGGCGGCCAGCGAGGTCGCCAAAGATGTGTCCAAGAGCAAGACCAAGAAGCGTCGCAAGAAGACGCAGATGAAGAAGAATGCACAGCGGAAAAACTCCTCGAGCAGTTCTGTGGGTAGCGCTGCCGGCGGCGACGTCACCACCACCAAGGAGGGCGTGGCGACAGTGGACAACATTGATGAGGGCGATGCCACCGCCCCCGCCACCGCCGTGGCGATCATCGCCGCCAACAACTCGGCCAACTCCTCATCCAACGACGAGCCTCCCTCAGCCTCACTGCTCACGGCCCACACCGGGATCGACAGCGCGAAGGGCGAGGAGCCCAAGGCAATCGCAAACCCAACGGCGAAGCAGCGTCTAGACCTGGAAATGTACTTCTTCAGCGATACAGAGATCACTGGGCCATCGGGCGGCGCTACCAACCGTCCCCCCAGCCCCTTTCAGAGCGATAGCGAACTGGAGACAACGATACGGGCACGGGATCAGCGCCAATTCGACCAGACCGCTACCAATTGGAATTGGGGCGAACTGCCCGACCAGGCCAAAAGGGATTCGATCAATGAAGCCGATGCACAGCAGGTTGACCGACAATCGATGCTCAGCAACGTGTTTAGCTTCATGAAGAAGGCCAATCGGCTGCGCAAAGAGGTCGGCAACGAGGCGGGAGACATATATCTATCCGACTTGAATGAATCCATGGATCCGGAGATGGCGGCCCTCTATTTTCCCAGTTCCAAGTTGAAGGTGGCCTCGACAGCCACGATCCTGGAGGAAGATCGGGAGAGCGGCAACGGCACCAGCCTGCCACACTCGCCCAGCTCCCTGGAGGAGGGTCAGAAGAGTATGGACTCGGACTTTGATGAAAACAAACAGCAGCGTGACAAAAA ATATTTGGACTTTGTGGCCATGTCCATGACTGGCATGCCAGAGCACGGAGGCCCCCCCTCGGAGGAGGACTTTGACCGGCATCTGGTCAGCTACCCGGAC GTATGCGCAAACCCCAGTCTGTTCTCATCGCCAAACCTAGTCGTACGTTTAAATGGCAAATACTACCCCTGGACGGCAGCATGCCCCATTGTAATGACAATGATTGCCTTCCAGAAGCCACTAACCGAA GATGCCATTGAACAGCTCATGTCGCAAACTGGCGAGGGCGGTAAGCCGGAAATGCCTGAAATGCCCGAAGCTGCCCAGGCCGGGCCTGCGGGTCAAACAAAGCGCTACTGGTGGAGCTGGAGGCGCCCACAGGATGTGGCGCCTAACCGTGTCAGCCACGACTTAGCCCCCAGCAAAGACGAGAAAG ATGGTGATAATGCTGCAGCTGTGGCCACGCAAACATCACGACCACTCTCCCCCACGGACAATAGCGAGCCGACGCCGAGCAAGAGCGACTCTCTGGCAGAGAATGCAGAGAACACCTCGGCGCTGGTCGACAACCTCGAGGAGCTGACTAGCGCGACAAACAAGAGCGATGAACCTAAGGAGCGCTACAAGAAATCCCTGCGCCTTAGCTCGGCAGCCATT AAAAAACTAAACCTTAAAGAGGGCACAAACGAGATCGAGTTCAGCGTGACGACTGCATACCAGGGAACGTCGCGCTGCAAGTGCTACTTGTACCGCTGGAAGCACAACGACAAGGTGGTGATCTCGGACATTGATGGGACCATTACCAGGTCCGATGTGCTGGGCCACATATTGCCGATGGTCGGCAAGGACTGGGCCCAACTGGGAGTGGCACAGTTGTTCTCGAAGATCGAGCAGAACGGCTATAAGCTGCTCTACCTGTCGGCCCGTGCCATCGGCCAGTCCCGACTGACACGCGAGTATCTGCGCTCGATCAGGCAGGGTAATGTGAAGCTGCCCGATGGGCCGCTGTTGCTGAATCCCACCTCCCTGATATCGGCATTCCATCGCGAGGTTATCGAGAAGAAGCCGGAGCAGTTTAAGATCGCTTGCCTGTCGGACATTCGGGATCTCTTCCCCGAAAAGGAGCCCTTCTACGCCGGCTACGGCAACCGGATCAAT GATGTCTGGGCCTATCGGGCTGTGGGCATTCCTATAATGCGCATCTTCACCATCAACACCAAGGGCGAGCTGAAGCACGAACTGACCCAAACATTCCAATCCTC ATACTGCAGCATGACGTACATTGTGGATCAGCTATTTCCCCCGGTGAAGCTCGACGAGGCCTCCACTGAATTCTCCAACTTCAACTACTGGCGCGACCCCATACCCGACCTGGTTATACCCGAGCTGGAGACGGCGCTGGTGCCGCCGAGCCCTAACGTTGATAAAGCCACACTGCGACCCATTCCCGAGAAGTAG
- the LOC108159463 gene encoding phosphatidate phosphatase LPIN3 isoform X5: MNSLARVFSNFRDFYSEINAATLTGAIDVIVVEQKDGEFQCSPFHVRFGKMGVLRSREKVVDIEINGAPVDIQMKLGDAGEAFFVEECLEDDDDELPANLATSPIPLSFMNLREHGNETMEDISGVTADKNASEELQIPLPLPRRNSIDFSKEEPKEAAADGNHFENQASDYTKRRHTDNTLERRNLSEKLKEFTTQKIRQEWAEHEELFQEKSEKKPAEAELEKDRQPEAGEEVEKEKEKEKEQPKADITVSSVAASEVAKDVSKSKTKKRRKKTQMKKNAQRKNSSSSSVGSAAGGDVTTTKEGVATVDNIDEGDATAPATAVAIIAANNSANSSSNDEPPSASLLTAHTGIDSAKGEEPKAIANPTAKQRLDLEMYFFSDTEITGPSGGATNRPPSPFQSDSELETTIRARDQRQFDQTATNWNWGELPDQAKRDSINEADAQQVDRQSMLSNVFSFMKKANRLRKEVGNEAGDIYLSDLNESMDPEMAALYFPSSKLKVASTATILEEDRESGNGTSLPHSPSSLEEGQKSMDSDFDENKQQRDKKYLDFVAMSMTGMPEHGGPPSEEDFDRHLVSYPDDAIEQLMSQTGEGGKPEMPEMPEAAQAGPAGQTKRYWWSWRRPQDVAPNRVSHDLAPSKDEKDGDNAAAVATQTSRPLSPTDNSEPTPSKSDSLAENAENTSALVDNLEELTSATNKSDEPKERYKKSLRLSSAAIKKLNLKEGTNEIEFSVTTAYQGTSRCKCYLYRWKHNDKVVISDIDGTITRSDVLGHILPMVGKDWAQLGVAQLFSKIEQNGYKLLYLSARAIGQSRLTREYLRSIRQGNVKLPDGPLLLNPTSLISAFHREVIEKKPEQFKIACLSDIRDLFPEKEPFYAGYGNRINDVWAYRAVGIPIMRIFTINTKGELKHELTQTFQSSYCSMTYIVDQLFPPVKLDEASTEFSNFNYWRDPIPDLVIPELETALVPPSPNVDKATLRPIPEK, from the exons ATGAACAGCCTGGCGCGCGTCTTTAGCAACTTCCGGGACTTCTATAGCGAGATCAATGCAGCCACCTTGACGGGGGCCATCGATGTGATCGTGGTGGAGCAGAAGGACGGGGAGTTCCAGTGCTCGCCCTTCCATGTGCGCTTCGGCAAGATGGGTGTGCTGCGAAGTCGCGAGAAGGTG GTGGATATCGAAATCAATGGCGCCCCCGTGGACATTCAGATGAAGTTGGGCGACGCCGGCGAGGCCTTCTTTGTGGAGGAATGCCTCgaggatgacgacgatgaGCTGCCAGCGAATCTGGCCACATCGCCCATACCCTTGAGCTTCATGAATCTGCGGGAGCACGGCAACGAAACCATGGAGGACATCAGCGGTGTGACAGCCGACAA AAACGCTAGCGAGGAGCTGCAGATTCCCTTGCCGCTGCCGCGACGCAACTCCATCGACTTCTCCAAGGAGGAGCCCAAGGAAGCGGCCGCAGATGGCAATCATTTCGAGAATCAGGCCTCGGACTACACGAAGCGCAG GCACACGGACAATACACTGGAGAGGCGCAATCTGAGTGAGAAGCTCAAGGAGTTCACCACACAGAAGATACGTCAGGAGTGGGCGGAGCACGAGGAGCTCTTCCAGGAGAAGAGCGAGAAAAAGCCAGCAGAAGCAGAGCTGGAAAAAGATAGGCAGCCCGAGGCGGGGGAGGAAgtggagaaggagaaggaaaaggaaaaggagCAGCCCAAAGCCGATATTACCGTGTCTTCGGTGGCGGCCAGCGAGGTCGCCAAAGATGTGTCCAAGAGCAAGACCAAGAAGCGTCGCAAGAAGACGCAGATGAAGAAGAATGCACAGCGGAAAAACTCCTCGAGCAGTTCTGTGGGTAGCGCTGCCGGCGGCGACGTCACCACCACCAAGGAGGGCGTGGCGACAGTGGACAACATTGATGAGGGCGATGCCACCGCCCCCGCCACCGCCGTGGCGATCATCGCCGCCAACAACTCGGCCAACTCCTCATCCAACGACGAGCCTCCCTCAGCCTCACTGCTCACGGCCCACACCGGGATCGACAGCGCGAAGGGCGAGGAGCCCAAGGCAATCGCAAACCCAACGGCGAAGCAGCGTCTAGACCTGGAAATGTACTTCTTCAGCGATACAGAGATCACTGGGCCATCGGGCGGCGCTACCAACCGTCCCCCCAGCCCCTTTCAGAGCGATAGCGAACTGGAGACAACGATACGGGCACGGGATCAGCGCCAATTCGACCAGACCGCTACCAATTGGAATTGGGGCGAACTGCCCGACCAGGCCAAAAGGGATTCGATCAATGAAGCCGATGCACAGCAGGTTGACCGACAATCGATGCTCAGCAACGTGTTTAGCTTCATGAAGAAGGCCAATCGGCTGCGCAAAGAGGTCGGCAACGAGGCGGGAGACATATATCTATCCGACTTGAATGAATCCATGGATCCGGAGATGGCGGCCCTCTATTTTCCCAGTTCCAAGTTGAAGGTGGCCTCGACAGCCACGATCCTGGAGGAAGATCGGGAGAGCGGCAACGGCACCAGCCTGCCACACTCGCCCAGCTCCCTGGAGGAGGGTCAGAAGAGTATGGACTCGGACTTTGATGAAAACAAACAGCAGCGTGACAAAAA ATATTTGGACTTTGTGGCCATGTCCATGACTGGCATGCCAGAGCACGGAGGCCCCCCCTCGGAGGAGGACTTTGACCGGCATCTGGTCAGCTACCCGGAC GATGCCATTGAACAGCTCATGTCGCAAACTGGCGAGGGCGGTAAGCCGGAAATGCCTGAAATGCCCGAAGCTGCCCAGGCCGGGCCTGCGGGTCAAACAAAGCGCTACTGGTGGAGCTGGAGGCGCCCACAGGATGTGGCGCCTAACCGTGTCAGCCACGACTTAGCCCCCAGCAAAGACGAGAAAG ATGGTGATAATGCTGCAGCTGTGGCCACGCAAACATCACGACCACTCTCCCCCACGGACAATAGCGAGCCGACGCCGAGCAAGAGCGACTCTCTGGCAGAGAATGCAGAGAACACCTCGGCGCTGGTCGACAACCTCGAGGAGCTGACTAGCGCGACAAACAAGAGCGATGAACCTAAGGAGCGCTACAAGAAATCCCTGCGCCTTAGCTCGGCAGCCATT AAAAAACTAAACCTTAAAGAGGGCACAAACGAGATCGAGTTCAGCGTGACGACTGCATACCAGGGAACGTCGCGCTGCAAGTGCTACTTGTACCGCTGGAAGCACAACGACAAGGTGGTGATCTCGGACATTGATGGGACCATTACCAGGTCCGATGTGCTGGGCCACATATTGCCGATGGTCGGCAAGGACTGGGCCCAACTGGGAGTGGCACAGTTGTTCTCGAAGATCGAGCAGAACGGCTATAAGCTGCTCTACCTGTCGGCCCGTGCCATCGGCCAGTCCCGACTGACACGCGAGTATCTGCGCTCGATCAGGCAGGGTAATGTGAAGCTGCCCGATGGGCCGCTGTTGCTGAATCCCACCTCCCTGATATCGGCATTCCATCGCGAGGTTATCGAGAAGAAGCCGGAGCAGTTTAAGATCGCTTGCCTGTCGGACATTCGGGATCTCTTCCCCGAAAAGGAGCCCTTCTACGCCGGCTACGGCAACCGGATCAAT GATGTCTGGGCCTATCGGGCTGTGGGCATTCCTATAATGCGCATCTTCACCATCAACACCAAGGGCGAGCTGAAGCACGAACTGACCCAAACATTCCAATCCTC ATACTGCAGCATGACGTACATTGTGGATCAGCTATTTCCCCCGGTGAAGCTCGACGAGGCCTCCACTGAATTCTCCAACTTCAACTACTGGCGCGACCCCATACCCGACCTGGTTATACCCGAGCTGGAGACGGCGCTGGTGCCGCCGAGCCCTAACGTTGATAAAGCCACACTGCGACCCATTCCCGAGAAGTAG